From a single Bradyrhizobium sediminis genomic region:
- the hypF gene encoding carbamoyltransferase HypF: MSTTQAGACYRVRGLVQGVGFRPAVWRLATSFGLRGEVLNDGEGVLIRAWGPPDALDGFSRSLRRDVPRLARIDDIVRQPLPGGPEGNDFRIVGSNTGPVRTGVVPDAATCPDCLAEVFDPASRRYRYPFTNCTHCGPRLSIIRAIPYDRATTSMAAFAMCSACLAEYENPADRRFHAQPNACPDCGPRVWLADAQGNELPSAGDAIRTTATAIRDGRIVAVKGIGGFHLACDATNEDAVARLRARKRRYAKPFALMARDIDMVSQYVRIAEHDHAVLASAAAPIFILDAHDGAGNLAPSIAPGQSSLGFMLAYTPLHHLLMSDLCAPIVLTSGNRSDEPQVIANDEALASLAGIADLWLLNDRDIVSRLDDSVVRSMSSAPRLLRRARGYAPEPIQLGSGFADAPPVMAMGAELKSTICLVREGRAIVSQHIGDLEDAATHADYRRVLAHYRELHCFSPALVAVDAHPDYLSTQWGEACARQDGDLPVRIPHHHAHVASCLAEHRVALDAPPALAIILDGLGLGEDGTLWGGEIMLSDYVSAQRLASFMPVPLLGGARAMREPWRNAFAHLSQFIGWDDVCSRYSDLAITRQLSARPVATLQAMMDSGLNAPPASSAGRLFDAVAAVLGIAPETCSYEGQAAIGLEALAATAEREPGGEYVGQIANGRIELISWTAMWRNLLADLARGVETSRIAARFHAGLALTLSSLAARLAGDRGTDTVVLGGGVFQNRLLLEAVTSNLEAGGLRVLSPRLLPANDGGISLGQGAIAAARALCR, encoded by the coding sequence GTGTCGACGACGCAAGCGGGTGCCTGCTACCGCGTGCGCGGTCTGGTGCAGGGTGTCGGATTCCGCCCTGCGGTCTGGCGGCTGGCGACGTCGTTTGGGCTTCGTGGCGAGGTGCTGAACGACGGCGAGGGCGTATTGATCCGTGCGTGGGGCCCGCCGGATGCGCTCGACGGCTTCTCGCGCTCGTTGCGCCGGGACGTGCCGCGGCTGGCGCGCATCGACGATATCGTGCGCCAGCCGTTGCCGGGCGGCCCGGAAGGCAACGATTTCCGTATTGTCGGGAGCAATACAGGCCCGGTCCGCACCGGCGTCGTTCCCGATGCGGCAACCTGTCCCGATTGCCTTGCGGAAGTATTCGATCCCGCCAGCCGGCGCTATCGCTATCCCTTCACCAACTGCACGCACTGCGGTCCGCGGCTTTCGATCATCCGCGCAATTCCCTACGATCGCGCCACCACGTCGATGGCCGCCTTTGCCATGTGTTCCGCCTGTCTGGCCGAGTACGAAAATCCGGCCGACCGGCGCTTCCACGCCCAGCCGAATGCCTGTCCCGATTGCGGTCCGCGCGTCTGGCTTGCCGATGCGCAAGGCAACGAACTGCCATCGGCCGGCGACGCCATCCGGACGACGGCTACCGCCATTCGCGACGGGCGCATCGTCGCCGTCAAGGGCATCGGCGGTTTTCACCTGGCCTGCGATGCCACCAATGAGGATGCTGTGGCAAGACTGAGGGCCCGCAAGCGCCGCTATGCCAAGCCCTTCGCATTGATGGCGCGCGACATCGACATGGTCTCGCAATATGTCCGCATCGCGGAACACGACCATGCCGTGCTGGCGAGTGCCGCTGCGCCGATTTTCATCCTCGATGCGCACGATGGTGCGGGCAACCTCGCTCCCTCGATCGCGCCCGGCCAGTCGAGTCTCGGATTCATGCTCGCCTACACGCCGTTGCATCACTTGCTGATGTCGGATCTCTGCGCGCCGATCGTGCTCACCTCCGGCAATCGCAGCGACGAGCCGCAGGTGATCGCCAACGACGAGGCACTCGCGAGCCTCGCCGGCATCGCCGATCTCTGGCTCCTGAATGACCGCGATATCGTCAGCCGTCTTGACGATTCCGTCGTGCGGTCAATGTCCTCTGCACCCCGATTGCTGCGTCGCGCCCGTGGCTATGCGCCCGAACCCATTCAGCTCGGAAGCGGGTTCGCCGATGCGCCGCCGGTGATGGCGATGGGTGCGGAACTCAAATCGACGATCTGCCTCGTTCGCGAGGGCCGCGCGATCGTCTCCCAGCATATCGGCGACCTTGAGGACGCGGCCACGCATGCCGATTATCGCAGGGTGCTGGCGCATTACCGCGAATTACATTGCTTTTCGCCGGCGCTCGTCGCGGTGGATGCCCACCCGGATTATCTCTCGACGCAATGGGGCGAGGCATGTGCGCGGCAGGACGGAGATTTGCCGGTCCGCATTCCCCACCATCACGCCCACGTCGCGAGTTGTCTCGCCGAGCATCGCGTCGCGCTCGATGCGCCGCCCGCGCTGGCGATCATCCTCGATGGCCTTGGGCTCGGCGAGGACGGGACGCTGTGGGGTGGCGAGATCATGCTTTCCGACTACGTCTCGGCCCAGCGCCTGGCGAGCTTCATGCCGGTGCCGCTGCTCGGCGGCGCGCGCGCCATGCGCGAGCCCTGGCGCAATGCTTTTGCGCACCTCTCGCAATTCATCGGCTGGGATGATGTTTGCAGTCGATATTCCGATCTCGCCATCACGCGGCAGCTCTCGGCAAGACCGGTTGCAACTTTGCAGGCCATGATGGACAGCGGTCTAAACGCGCCGCCGGCCTCCTCGGCAGGACGGCTGTTCGACGCGGTCGCGGCCGTGCTCGGAATCGCGCCCGAGACCTGCTCCTATGAAGGTCAGGCAGCGATCGGGCTGGAGGCGCTGGCGGCGACGGCAGAACGTGAACCCGGCGGCGAATATGTAGGCCAGATTGCCAATGGCCGAATCGAGCTGATTTCGTGGACGGCGATGTGGCGCAACCTGCTCGCCGACCTGGCGCGGGGCGTCGAGACGTCGCGCATCGCCGCGCGGTTTCATGCGGGACTCGCGCTGACCCTCTCATCCCTGGCGGCGCGCCTTGCAGGCGATCGCGGCACCGACACCGTCGTCCTGGGCGGAGGCGTCTTCCAGAACCGTCTGTTGCTCGAAGCTGTAACGTCCAATCTCGAGGCGGGTGGCCTGAGGGTGCTGAGCCCCAGGCTTCTGCCCGCCAACGACGGCGGCATCTCGCTGGGGCAGGGTGCAATCGCTGCGGCACGTGCGCTTTGCCGGTGA
- a CDS encoding sensor histidine kinase, translating to MLTPHDKDGPSGLIERAGVAEAIALSPASEDAWIDVIRKMDEVYSELVQSQVELEQKNAELEEARQFIDSVVAAMTDVLIVCDRAGRIEQVNQALERLTGQSGKSLTGQPLEVLLAPGQEPLFDELRSKLHGGVGLGDCEVSFIDRTGTPTLLSMSCSSRCDHKGRFVGLVLIGRPVGELRRAYTELAAAHQDLRQAQKQLVFSEKMAALGRLVAGVAHELNNPISFVFGNMHALKRYGGRLTKYLQAIDRGESPDQLLKLRNSLKIDRILLDVGPLVEGTLEGAERVSEIVQDLRRFSSSQTEPLENFNVSRVVRTAISWVVKTTRIKPEVVLDLPDRLEVVSRRGPVHQIMVNLVQNAIDVMAEQPEPKLVVSGAREGQWVVVRVRDFGPGMSADVMKRLFEPFFTTKPIGKGTGLGLYVSYGLAEELGGQLDGANHEDGGAVFTLRLPAQEVPDAEPSR from the coding sequence GTGTTGACGCCGCATGACAAGGACGGCCCGTCTGGGCTGATCGAGCGGGCCGGCGTGGCCGAGGCCATTGCGTTGTCGCCGGCGTCCGAGGACGCCTGGATCGACGTGATCCGCAAGATGGACGAGGTCTATTCCGAGCTTGTTCAATCCCAGGTCGAACTGGAGCAGAAGAACGCCGAGCTGGAGGAGGCGCGCCAGTTCATCGACAGCGTGGTCGCTGCCATGACAGACGTGCTGATCGTCTGCGACCGGGCGGGCCGCATCGAACAGGTCAATCAGGCGCTCGAGCGGCTCACGGGGCAAAGCGGCAAGTCGCTCACCGGGCAGCCGCTGGAGGTGCTGTTGGCTCCCGGCCAGGAGCCGCTGTTCGACGAGCTGCGCTCGAAGCTGCACGGCGGTGTGGGCCTCGGAGATTGCGAGGTTTCGTTCATCGACCGCACCGGGACGCCCACGCTGCTGTCGATGAGCTGCTCGTCACGATGCGATCACAAGGGGCGCTTCGTCGGTCTCGTGCTGATCGGCCGTCCGGTCGGCGAGCTGCGTCGCGCCTATACCGAACTCGCCGCCGCTCATCAGGATCTGCGTCAGGCGCAGAAGCAGCTGGTGTTCTCCGAGAAGATGGCTGCACTTGGCCGTCTCGTCGCCGGCGTCGCCCACGAACTCAACAATCCGATCAGTTTCGTGTTCGGCAATATGCATGCGCTGAAGCGCTATGGCGGGCGGCTCACCAAATATCTTCAGGCGATCGACCGGGGCGAAAGCCCGGACCAACTGCTTAAATTGCGCAATTCCCTGAAGATCGACCGCATTCTGCTCGACGTCGGCCCGCTCGTCGAAGGCACCCTCGAGGGAGCCGAACGCGTGAGCGAAATCGTCCAGGATCTGCGCCGCTTCTCCAGTTCCCAGACCGAGCCGCTGGAGAATTTCAATGTAAGCCGCGTGGTTCGCACGGCGATCAGCTGGGTGGTGAAGACGACGCGGATCAAGCCGGAGGTCGTGCTCGATTTGCCTGACCGGCTCGAGGTCGTCAGCCGGCGCGGGCCGGTTCATCAGATCATGGTCAACCTCGTGCAAAACGCCATCGACGTCATGGCCGAACAGCCGGAACCGAAGCTGGTGGTCAGTGGCGCTCGCGAGGGCCAATGGGTGGTGGTGCGCGTGCGCGACTTCGGTCCCGGCATGTCGGCCGACGTGATGAAGCGGCTGTTCGAGCCGTTCTTCACGACGAAGCCGATCGGCAAGGGAACCGGGCTTGGCCTTTATGTCAGCTATGGCCTCGCGGAGGAGTTGGGCGGGCAGCTCGACGGCGCCAATCACGAGGACGGCGGCGCAGTCTTCACCTTGCGTTTGCCGGCGCAGGAGGTGCCCGATGCAGAACCTTCCCGGTAA
- a CDS encoding HupU protein: protein MQNLPGKPRRLNLLWLQSGGCGGCTLSLIGAESPDLLTALDIAGIDLAWHPSLSEATGFELHELLARLISGEEPLDILCLEGSVIRGPRGTGRFHMLSGSERPMKDLIADLAPLANHVVAVGTCAAFGGITAAGDNPSDACGLVYDGREPGGLLGPRFRARSGLPVINVSGCPVHPGWVVETFLQLAGGTLTEADLDGIGRPRFYADHLVHHGCTRNEFYEFKASARNLSEMGCMMEHLGCMGTQVHADCNIRLWNGEGSCTRGGYPCISCTEPGFEELDHPFTLTPKRAGIPVGLPTDMPKAWFVALASLSKAATPERLRKNAVADHIVVPPVGRQGKPQK, encoded by the coding sequence ATGCAGAACCTTCCCGGTAAGCCTCGCCGCCTGAACCTTTTGTGGTTGCAGTCGGGTGGCTGCGGCGGCTGTACACTCTCGCTGATCGGTGCGGAGTCCCCCGACCTGCTGACCGCGCTGGATATCGCCGGCATCGATCTGGCGTGGCACCCCTCGCTCAGCGAGGCTACCGGATTCGAACTGCACGAACTCCTGGCGCGCCTGATTTCGGGTGAGGAGCCGCTCGACATCCTCTGCCTCGAAGGTTCGGTAATCCGCGGCCCGCGCGGGACCGGACGCTTTCACATGCTCTCGGGTAGCGAGCGGCCGATGAAGGATCTGATCGCCGATCTCGCGCCGCTGGCGAACCACGTCGTCGCTGTCGGAACCTGCGCGGCCTTCGGCGGTATCACGGCGGCGGGCGACAATCCTTCGGACGCCTGTGGGCTCGTCTATGACGGGCGCGAGCCCGGCGGGCTGCTTGGACCGCGCTTCCGGGCCCGATCCGGACTGCCGGTGATCAATGTTTCCGGTTGCCCCGTTCATCCGGGGTGGGTCGTCGAAACCTTCCTGCAACTGGCGGGCGGCACATTGACGGAAGCCGACCTCGACGGCATCGGCCGGCCGCGTTTCTATGCCGATCATCTCGTCCATCACGGCTGCACCCGCAACGAATTCTATGAGTTCAAGGCGAGCGCGCGCAATTTGAGCGAGATGGGATGCATGATGGAGCATCTCGGCTGCATGGGCACCCAGGTTCACGCCGACTGCAATATCCGGCTCTGGAACGGAGAGGGCTCGTGCACGCGCGGCGGCTATCCCTGCATCAGTTGCACGGAGCCCGGATTCGAGGAACTGGATCATCCCTTTACGCTGACGCCGAAGCGCGCCGGCATCCCGGTCGGTCTTCCGACCGACATGCCCAAAGCGTGGTTCGTGGCGCTGGCCTCCCTCTCCAAGGCCGCAACGCCGGAACGGCTTCGGAAGAATGCCGTCGCCGATCACATCGTGGTGCCGCCGGTGGGGCGCCAGGGAAAACCCCAGAAATGA
- a CDS encoding nickel-dependent hydrogenase large subunit codes for MTRRVVGPFNRVEGDLEIKLDIDGGAVRAAFINSPLFRGFEQILVGKSPSDALVYTPRICGICSVSQSMAAATALAALQGVAVPDNGALVQNLVTAAENTADHLTHFYLFFMPDFARAVYRAEPWFGTAEARFKAVSGTAAREVLPARAEFLHLMGILAGRWPHTLGLQPGGTTRAVGGSEQVRLLATVASLRRFLETSLFADTLERVTALDSEAALDAWMDAAPPERGDLRHFLVVSKAMGLDKLGRGTGRYLSYGAYGMNGGHAFRRGIVEAGRPRAFRSAEIAEDHASSWLARPAAPAHPSHGLTLPEPDAPGGYTWCKAPRLAGSVVEVGALARQIVDGHPLIVDLVARGGGNARTRIIARMLEIARILPLMEAWVRAIRPREPFCAHAAMPTDGECEGLVEAARGALGHWMEVRDGRIANYQIVAPTTWNFSPRDENGVPGVCEQALVDAPVREGEIEPVAVQHIVRSFDPCMVCTVH; via the coding sequence ATGACGCGCCGGGTCGTGGGGCCGTTCAACAGGGTTGAGGGCGATCTCGAGATCAAACTCGATATCGATGGGGGAGCGGTGCGCGCGGCCTTCATCAACTCTCCGCTGTTTCGCGGGTTCGAACAGATCCTGGTCGGCAAGAGCCCGAGCGATGCCCTGGTCTATACGCCGCGAATTTGCGGTATCTGCTCGGTATCGCAGTCGATGGCGGCGGCCACCGCGCTCGCTGCGTTGCAGGGCGTCGCGGTGCCGGACAACGGCGCACTGGTCCAGAACCTGGTGACGGCGGCCGAAAATACCGCCGATCACCTGACGCATTTCTACTTGTTCTTCATGCCGGATTTCGCGCGGGCGGTGTATCGGGCCGAGCCATGGTTCGGCACTGCCGAGGCCAGGTTCAAGGCGGTCAGCGGCACGGCGGCGCGCGAGGTTCTTCCGGCACGTGCCGAGTTCCTGCATTTGATGGGGATACTTGCCGGACGCTGGCCGCATACGCTGGGGCTTCAGCCTGGTGGAACGACGCGGGCCGTCGGGGGCAGCGAGCAGGTGCGCCTTTTGGCTACCGTTGCGTCCCTGCGCAGGTTTCTCGAAACCTCGCTATTCGCCGATACGCTGGAGCGGGTGACTGCGCTTGACAGTGAAGCAGCTCTCGATGCGTGGATGGACGCGGCTCCGCCCGAGCGGGGCGACCTCCGCCATTTCCTGGTCGTGTCGAAGGCGATGGGGCTCGACAAGCTTGGACGCGGCACCGGGCGCTATCTGAGCTACGGCGCCTATGGCATGAACGGCGGACACGCTTTCAGACGTGGCATCGTCGAGGCGGGGCGTCCCCGTGCGTTTCGCTCCGCCGAGATTGCGGAGGATCATGCCTCGTCCTGGCTGGCGCGGCCTGCAGCTCCTGCTCATCCCTCCCATGGTCTCACCTTGCCGGAGCCCGATGCGCCGGGCGGCTACACCTGGTGCAAGGCGCCGCGATTGGCCGGTTCCGTGGTCGAGGTCGGTGCCCTGGCCCGCCAGATCGTCGATGGCCATCCGCTGATCGTCGATCTCGTAGCCAGAGGCGGCGGCAATGCCCGCACCCGCATCATCGCCCGCATGCTGGAGATCGCCCGCATCTTGCCGCTGATGGAGGCGTGGGTGCGCGCGATCCGTCCACGCGAGCCATTCTGCGCCCACGCCGCGATGCCGACCGACGGCGAATGCGAAGGGCTTGTCGAGGCGGCGCGGGGCGCGCTCGGCCACTGGATGGAAGTGCGCGACGGGCGCATCGCCAATTACCAGATCGTCGCGCCGACGACCTGGAATTTTTCGCCCCGCGACGAAAACGGAGTTCCCGGCGTCTGCGAACAGGCTCTGGTCGACGCTCCGGTACGCGAGGGCGAGATCGAACCGGTCGCCGTGCAGCATATCGTGCGCTCGTTCGACCCATGCATGGTCTGCACGGTGCATTGA